The DNA region tactcattaACATTGTAATTAcccatttttaaatgtatattataATGTAATGCATGTATAATGTATATTAAACAATTGTAAATGTTTGATCCCCcccaaacaatggtatttttttccctcagcacTGTTATCtctgaactgttattatactgCACTATAGGATTCCATAACATTAggccaaacaaaaacaaattccagcgtgaggaaaaaaaatctagagaaattaagcattattcaaccagagcatgagtgccctctagtggagaaaacatttcctattAAACTAAGTACAATAGCTCGTTTTCCATGGTCAAatctgtgccaaataaaaactgggagagcttAAAGTCCGCGCTTTCGAGTTGTTGATGGTGGCACTgtcaaatatttacagtgctttaaagacgccacgtgattgaacaggacagcgtgatcatagaacggcaagcttgattgGTATAGTGGGGTCGTGTGATCATtattgcgatgtctcattggtgaaacagcCATTGTTGGAGtctcagcattaaaaaaaaaaaatctaatactcAGAATAAAGAGGATAAATAACTTGTAGCcctaagtagcagagtaagtagcgtttcttcactaatttactcaagtatggcttagtaaaacaacTTAgtacttttttctcaaaaagttactcaagtaaatgtaacggagttacgactacccacctctgaataaAGTTCATATGGCATGGACAAATCCAGATTAAAACTAAATATCAAAGgatttttcactggtgtcactaTCTGAACGCCCAAATAAATTGCACTTTAGCATAACAATGTAAATGCAATACGTTAAGTAGGCAGTAtacatgacatttttgttgaattcAATGGAAAATTCAATTAGAATGCTGTGTTAATCGAATGACTTTCAGAAGCAACGGATATTTTGATAAAAACTGGAGTAACACGTCAAAAGCCATGTCCTTATTTACAATCTACTTCGTTTATGATTTCAGGGAGCACATTTTGACTATCTTGTTGCGAGAGTAAAGGATTACTAGCATTTCTGGTTATTTAAATGGGGAAGGGTTTGAGATACAAGTGTTTAAATTAACATGAATGCTCGCATCTCAAGGCACAACTGCAACAGTAATCCTAATGACGAGGTTACCTGATAATGGTAACAAACTGGTTCATGGTGAGCTCGTGTGGAACGAGAAACTTCGTTTTGTCCAAAGGAGGGAGAAACTTTTCCCTCTCATAACGCTCGATGATCACCtgcgaacaggaagtgacgttaaCAACTTTTGATTCATTTAATTACTCAGTCATCCAAAAACTTGTATGTTTACCGGGATTTTGTTGGGGAACTTGGAGCGAATTCCCGCTACTTCTTGCTTCCTAGTAGCTGCAGGTAAGCAAAAAttcttaaaaacattttttttgttaccttaTAAGTTGCTAAGTTTGCttaccgaagcttttcctctgCTTGAAACGTTTGCTGTGCAgctgctggctcctctcaagcgGAGGCATGATAGACGATGTCGACGGCGAGGATGCTGAAGAAGAGGAAAAGTGCGTGTGTATGAGGGCGCGCGCCCAGCCACGCGTAAATACACGCAAGCACGCACACGCAGCTGCGGCGCGTCAGCTGATTAGCACGTGCGCCCCCTCCCAATGGAATCGTCGAAAGGGCGGGGCTTAGTTCTTAatagtttaaataaaaaaataaataaaaaaattaaaaaaacttctaatcacTAACTTGCAG from Corythoichthys intestinalis isolate RoL2023-P3 chromosome 8, ASM3026506v1, whole genome shotgun sequence includes:
- the map1lc3c gene encoding microtubule-associated proteins 1A/1B light chain 3C — its product is MPPLERSQQLHSKRFKQRKSFATRKQEVAGIRSKFPNKIPVIIERYEREKFLPPLDKTKFLVPHELTMNQFVTIIRNRMALLPSQAFYLLVNNSGLASMTLSMAQVYGDHQDDDGFLYMTYASQEMFGHL